A section of the Mycolicibacterium anyangense genome encodes:
- a CDS encoding class I adenylate-forming enzyme family protein produces the protein MGAVSETPTLVTASRPADRSVPLVDHTVGELLELRAADHPQREAVVGVRHGSGALERLTYAQLAEEAGRVAAALSALVEPGEPVALWAPNVLEWTVIQYGAALSGVLLVALNPVLRDDELDYALRHSGARLLLHADVSRDYPMEEVAAQVCAQIPGVRRISLSDNDLWMSADSVSTGRAPHDPDAAVMLQYTSGTTGRPKGVLLTHRALVNVAKLTMEAGGVANGARCFNPLPLFHTAGCVIGTLGPLWVGGTAILCERFGAQTALQTLHDEQVSVLFYVPAILHALVGQQRVSALPAARLSVIMGGASPVPAELIEAAADLFGANVLNLYGQTELAPVLTVTRPTDSHGDRLTTVGQPLPQVECKVIDPDTGDTVGTGEVGEICARGYQQFVQYLHDPAATAAALDSEGFVRTGDLGAMDERGYLTVTGRLKELIIRGGENIAPAEVESVIAEHEQVVEATAIGLPDERLGEVVGLVCRVTGSERDALRQSLLDHARNRLPSYKIPARWFVTEAFPTTPTGKVQRFALRAAALADELDEL, from the coding sequence ATGGGCGCCGTGTCGGAAACTCCGACGTTGGTGACGGCCTCGCGGCCCGCGGATCGGTCGGTGCCGTTGGTCGACCATACCGTCGGAGAGCTGCTGGAGCTGCGGGCAGCTGATCACCCGCAGCGCGAGGCGGTGGTCGGGGTCCGGCACGGTTCCGGTGCCCTCGAGCGGTTGACCTATGCGCAGCTCGCCGAGGAGGCGGGCCGGGTGGCGGCGGCGCTGAGCGCGCTCGTGGAACCGGGTGAGCCGGTGGCGTTGTGGGCGCCGAACGTCCTGGAATGGACCGTCATCCAGTACGGGGCCGCGTTATCCGGCGTGCTGCTGGTGGCGCTCAACCCAGTGCTGCGCGATGACGAGCTCGACTATGCGCTGCGGCACAGCGGGGCCCGGCTGCTGTTGCATGCCGACGTCAGCCGCGACTACCCGATGGAGGAGGTGGCCGCGCAGGTCTGCGCACAGATCCCTGGGGTCCGGCGGATCTCGTTGTCCGACAACGATCTCTGGATGTCGGCGGACTCCGTCTCCACTGGTCGCGCCCCGCACGATCCGGACGCTGCGGTCATGCTCCAGTACACGTCGGGCACAACCGGCCGGCCCAAGGGAGTGCTGCTGACGCACCGTGCTCTGGTCAATGTCGCCAAGCTCACGATGGAGGCCGGCGGGGTGGCGAACGGGGCGCGGTGTTTCAATCCGCTTCCGCTGTTCCACACCGCGGGGTGTGTGATCGGCACGCTCGGCCCGCTGTGGGTGGGCGGCACGGCGATCCTGTGCGAGCGATTCGGCGCGCAGACGGCTCTGCAGACATTGCACGACGAGCAGGTGTCGGTTCTCTTCTATGTCCCGGCGATCCTGCATGCACTGGTGGGTCAGCAACGCGTATCCGCCCTCCCTGCAGCACGATTGAGCGTGATCATGGGTGGGGCCTCACCGGTCCCCGCCGAGCTGATCGAAGCGGCCGCGGACCTTTTCGGGGCGAACGTCCTCAACCTCTACGGCCAGACCGAACTCGCACCGGTGCTGACGGTGACCCGGCCGACCGACAGCCACGGCGACCGGCTGACCACGGTGGGCCAACCGCTACCGCAGGTGGAGTGCAAAGTGATCGATCCCGATACCGGCGACACCGTCGGCACCGGGGAGGTCGGTGAGATCTGCGCTCGCGGCTACCAGCAGTTCGTTCAGTATCTGCACGATCCGGCGGCCACCGCCGCGGCGCTGGATTCGGAAGGTTTCGTCCGCACCGGTGACCTGGGTGCGATGGACGAGCGTGGCTACCTCACCGTCACCGGCAGGCTCAAGGAACTCATCATCCGCGGCGGCGAGAACATCGCCCCCGCCGAAGTCGAATCGGTGATCGCCGAGCACGAGCAGGTGGTAGAGGCGACGGCGATCGGCCTGCCCGACGAGCGGCTGGGCGAGGTCGTCGGGCTGGTCTGCCGCGTCACCGGCAGCGAACGGGATGCGCTGCGCCAGAGCCTCCTGGACCACGCGCGGAACCGGCTGCCGTCCTACAAGATCCCGGCGCGCTGGTTTGTCACCGAAGCGTTCCCGACGACACCCACGGGAAAGGTTCAGCGTTTCGCTCTGCGTGCCGCCGCTCTTGCCGACGAACTGGACGAGCTGTGA
- a CDS encoding class I adenylate-forming enzyme family protein, protein MTACPSIPQRRQSLRDRFASWQPVSLADWLDRCAAQYPDRPFVLADAVSWTYAQVRDESRRLAAGLAALGVRPGDRVGILMANYPEFVSIKFAIARAGAIAVPFNYLYRESELAFVLADSGCRVLVTMTEYGTLDYQQMLDGIAPGWDTAAFAYRPDGTDTVPGLRAVVVLDTGGTPRDGAMNVADLGAMDGPGMIAPQVNPLEAGDILYTSGTTGSPKGVVVSHDAVLRTAYASALTRAYQDGRRVLYSLPCYHMFGYIEGLLSVMFVGGAVVLQPTFSAEGYFRGIQEHGATDLLCVPTMAVAMVESPVRGDYDLSSLQAILCGSAPAPMWLWQRFVRDFGVTEIVTGYGMTECGGAMTLTLPEDPLEVLTDTVGRPKIAAAAGVPGTDALVTYRAVDPSTGAALPPGAEGELISNGPTTMLGYWNRPPDTALAIRDGWLHSGDLGRVRSDGYLQVTGRSKELYKSGGELVMPKEIEDLLVAHPDISQVFAVGLTDERWGEIGCVVVVPVAGRHITEREVLDVCRQNLARFKVPKQVVFLAADELPTTPTGKVQKFRLVQQLSAMSG, encoded by the coding sequence GTGACGGCCTGTCCGTCGATCCCGCAGCGCCGCCAATCGTTGCGGGACAGGTTCGCCTCCTGGCAGCCGGTGAGCCTGGCCGACTGGCTGGATCGCTGCGCGGCGCAGTATCCGGACCGGCCGTTCGTCCTTGCCGACGCGGTGTCGTGGACCTACGCCCAGGTGCGCGATGAGTCGCGGCGGTTGGCCGCCGGCCTGGCGGCGCTCGGGGTGCGGCCCGGCGACCGGGTGGGGATCTTGATGGCCAACTATCCGGAATTCGTCAGTATCAAGTTCGCGATCGCGCGGGCGGGCGCGATCGCGGTGCCGTTCAACTACCTCTATCGCGAGAGCGAATTGGCCTTTGTGCTGGCCGATTCCGGATGCCGGGTGCTGGTCACCATGACGGAATACGGCACGCTGGACTATCAGCAGATGCTCGACGGCATCGCGCCGGGATGGGACACCGCGGCCTTCGCCTATCGACCTGACGGCACGGACACCGTGCCGGGCCTTCGCGCGGTGGTGGTGCTCGACACCGGTGGTACGCCCCGCGACGGTGCGATGAACGTCGCGGATCTCGGTGCCATGGATGGACCGGGAATGATTGCTCCGCAGGTGAATCCGCTCGAAGCAGGTGACATTCTCTACACCTCCGGCACCACCGGTTCCCCCAAAGGTGTCGTGGTGTCACACGACGCGGTCTTGCGCACCGCCTATGCGTCGGCGCTGACCCGTGCCTACCAAGACGGTCGGCGAGTGCTGTATTCGCTGCCCTGCTACCACATGTTCGGCTACATCGAAGGCCTGCTGTCGGTGATGTTCGTCGGAGGCGCTGTAGTGCTGCAACCGACGTTCAGTGCCGAGGGCTACTTTCGCGGGATCCAGGAGCACGGTGCGACCGATCTCTTGTGCGTGCCGACGATGGCCGTCGCCATGGTGGAAAGTCCGGTACGTGGGGACTACGACCTGAGTTCGCTGCAGGCGATCCTGTGTGGATCGGCTCCCGCGCCGATGTGGTTGTGGCAGAGGTTTGTTCGTGACTTCGGTGTCACCGAGATCGTCACCGGTTACGGGATGACCGAGTGCGGCGGGGCGATGACCCTCACCCTGCCCGAGGATCCGCTGGAGGTGCTGACCGACACGGTGGGGCGCCCGAAGATCGCGGCGGCAGCCGGGGTCCCGGGTACCGATGCACTGGTGACCTACCGGGCAGTGGACCCGTCGACCGGCGCCGCCCTGCCGCCGGGTGCCGAGGGCGAACTGATTTCCAACGGTCCCACCACCATGCTGGGGTACTGGAACCGGCCGCCGGACACCGCGCTCGCCATTCGTGACGGCTGGCTACACTCCGGCGATCTGGGCCGCGTCCGCAGCGATGGCTACCTGCAGGTGACTGGTCGTAGCAAGGAGCTCTACAAGAGTGGCGGCGAGTTGGTGATGCCCAAGGAGATCGAGGATCTGCTGGTCGCGCATCCGGACATCAGTCAGGTCTTCGCCGTAGGTCTCACCGATGAGCGCTGGGGCGAGATCGGGTGCGTGGTGGTGGTCCCGGTCGCAGGTCGTCACATCACCGAGCGGGAGGTGCTCGACGTCTGCCGGCAGAATCTGGCCCGCTTCAAAGTACCCAAGCAGGTGGTGTTCCTCGCCGCCGATGAGCTGCCCACAACACCGACCGGCAAGGTGCAGAAATTCCGGCTGGTACAGCAGCTCAGTGCGATGTCCGGTTAG
- a CDS encoding MBL fold metallo-hydrolase, translating to MSGTPVTAAANGLETITDDVACIALPLPLPDLRSVNTYVLHSPADGVTLVDPGWAFPPAETALTQALDSLGYVISDVDRIVVTHQHWDHYSLGVRWRDRYGIELMLGREERHSIESFARLPHEVHPTQVPQLRRAGADELAAEIDALDWEPYELGVPFTFPDRWLDNGDEIDCGVATITVRATPGHTRGHVVFEDSARGLIFTGDHLLPRITPSLAFERAPQQLPLRSYLDSLQLVLDLPDARMLPAHGATDRTTHERAEELLDHHGTRLQVVGDLVAAGRSRSVDVATEMRWTREELDLGALGPVHRMMAVLEVQAHLDLLEFRGLVAGTDVDGVRHYRVA from the coding sequence ATGTCAGGAACACCGGTCACGGCAGCCGCCAACGGCCTGGAGACCATCACCGACGACGTGGCGTGCATAGCCCTGCCGTTACCCCTGCCGGACCTCCGATCCGTCAACACCTACGTCCTGCACTCCCCTGCCGACGGGGTCACCCTGGTTGATCCGGGCTGGGCATTCCCACCCGCTGAGACCGCACTGACCCAGGCGCTCGACTCGCTGGGATACGTCATCAGCGACGTCGACCGGATTGTCGTGACCCATCAGCATTGGGATCACTACTCACTGGGGGTGCGGTGGCGGGACCGGTACGGCATCGAGCTGATGCTCGGACGCGAAGAGCGCCACAGCATCGAGTCCTTCGCCAGGCTTCCCCACGAGGTGCATCCGACCCAGGTGCCGCAGCTTCGGCGCGCCGGGGCTGATGAGCTCGCCGCCGAGATCGACGCGCTCGACTGGGAGCCCTACGAGCTCGGTGTGCCGTTCACGTTCCCGGATCGCTGGCTCGACAACGGAGATGAAATCGACTGCGGGGTCGCGACGATTACCGTGCGCGCCACCCCCGGCCATACCAGGGGCCATGTCGTGTTCGAGGACTCGGCACGCGGACTGATCTTCACCGGCGACCACCTGCTGCCCCGGATCACGCCGTCGCTCGCGTTCGAACGGGCACCGCAGCAGTTGCCGTTGCGCTCCTACCTCGATTCCCTGCAGCTCGTCCTGGACTTGCCCGATGCCAGGATGCTGCCGGCACACGGGGCCACCGATCGCACCACCCACGAGCGGGCCGAGGAACTGCTTGATCACCATGGCACCCGGCTGCAGGTGGTTGGCGACCTGGTCGCGGCCGGGCGTTCACGCTCCGTTGACGTCGCCACCGAGATGCGTTGGACACGAGAAGAACTGGACCTCGGTGCACTGGGCCCCGTGCACCGGATGATGGCGGTGCTGGAGGTTCAGGCACATCTGGACCTGCTTGAATTCCGGGGTTTGGTGGCCGGTACCGATGTCGACGGTGTCCGGCACTATCGGGTGGCCTAA
- a CDS encoding MaoC family dehydratase, with product MKVFDSLAEFEASAGTELGPTEWLEVDQKRVDVFADATDDHQWIHVDPERAASGPFGGTIAHGLLTLSLLPRFMHHLYRVDNVTMAINYGFNKVRFITPVPVGARLRASSRIAQVDAVDGGAQATMVTTIEVEGAAKPAAVIESIIRYVR from the coding sequence ATGAAGGTGTTCGACAGCCTGGCGGAGTTCGAGGCTTCGGCGGGTACCGAACTGGGACCTACCGAGTGGCTCGAGGTCGACCAGAAGCGGGTCGATGTGTTCGCCGACGCGACGGATGACCATCAGTGGATTCACGTCGATCCCGAGCGCGCCGCTTCCGGGCCCTTCGGCGGGACGATCGCGCACGGTCTGCTGACCTTGTCGCTGCTGCCCCGCTTCATGCACCACCTCTACCGGGTGGACAACGTCACCATGGCGATCAACTACGGCTTCAACAAGGTCCGTTTCATCACCCCGGTTCCGGTCGGTGCCCGGCTGCGGGCATCCTCGCGGATCGCCCAGGTCGATGCGGTCGACGGCGGCGCACAGGCCACGATGGTGACGACCATCGAGGTGGAAGGTGCTGCCAAGCCCGCCGCCGTGATCGAATCCATCATCCGCTATGTCCGTTGA
- a CDS encoding enoyl-CoA hydratase-related protein, with the protein MSVEVSRDAKAAAAQALYQALATGDAHALGQLLAPDFVGHAAQGLPLDMGGTHVGAEAMRANLWWRIGEHFKARAEAADFQTLEDGRLLVIGTYRGTARRSKAQLDAAFVHILSFDDQGRIATLTQLTDTAAWRAALDGDERLQTIDYRVEDGLATVCLNRPDHRNAINLRLAEEFLDVARRVAADPTVRALLICGNGPALTVGGDIGYFLDNKGQGYSALFEKMIAPYHETFDILSRLHVPIVTAAHGAVAGGGLGFIYAADLVVAADDARFVTAFAAIGLSGDGGGTYHLPRLIGPRRAAQAYLRNTPISAQEALDWGLVNEIVPASEVRDRATALARELAQGPTVAYGTMRNLLRESWNNDLPRQLEGELRGTKTTGDTRDAASAIAAFAERHTASFEGA; encoded by the coding sequence ATGTCCGTTGAGGTGAGTCGCGACGCCAAGGCCGCTGCGGCCCAGGCGCTTTACCAAGCGCTGGCCACCGGCGATGCCCACGCACTCGGTCAGCTCTTGGCGCCAGACTTCGTCGGCCACGCCGCCCAGGGGCTGCCGCTGGACATGGGTGGCACCCATGTCGGCGCCGAGGCCATGCGCGCCAATCTGTGGTGGCGCATCGGCGAGCACTTCAAGGCCCGTGCCGAAGCTGCCGATTTCCAGACCCTCGAGGACGGCCGGCTACTGGTCATCGGCACCTACCGCGGCACCGCGCGCCGATCCAAGGCGCAGCTCGACGCCGCATTCGTGCACATCCTGTCGTTCGACGACCAGGGGCGCATCGCCACCCTGACCCAACTCACCGACACCGCGGCGTGGCGCGCGGCCCTCGACGGCGACGAGCGGCTGCAGACCATCGACTATCGCGTCGAAGACGGGTTGGCCACGGTCTGCCTCAACAGGCCCGACCACCGTAATGCCATCAATCTGCGGCTCGCCGAAGAGTTTCTCGACGTCGCGCGCCGCGTCGCCGCCGATCCCACGGTGCGCGCGCTCCTCATCTGCGGGAACGGCCCCGCCCTCACCGTCGGCGGCGATATCGGCTACTTCCTCGACAACAAGGGGCAGGGCTACAGTGCCCTGTTCGAGAAGATGATCGCTCCCTATCACGAGACGTTCGACATCTTGAGTCGGCTTCACGTTCCGATCGTGACCGCGGCCCACGGCGCGGTGGCCGGCGGTGGACTGGGCTTCATCTATGCCGCCGACCTGGTGGTGGCTGCCGATGACGCGCGGTTCGTCACGGCTTTTGCCGCCATCGGACTCTCCGGTGACGGCGGGGGTACGTATCACCTGCCGCGGCTGATCGGTCCGCGACGTGCGGCACAGGCGTATCTGCGCAATACGCCGATCAGTGCCCAGGAGGCGCTCGACTGGGGTCTGGTCAACGAGATCGTTCCGGCCAGCGAAGTCCGCGATCGGGCAACGGCTCTGGCTCGCGAGCTTGCCCAGGGACCGACGGTGGCATACGGCACTATGCGAAATCTCTTGCGGGAGAGTTGGAACAACGATCTGCCGCGGCAGCTCGAGGGCGAGCTCCGCGGAACGAAGACCACCGGGGACACCCGGGATGCAGCCAGCGCCATCGCCGCTTTCGCGGAACGGCACACAGCATCGTTCGAAGGAGCATGA
- a CDS encoding acyl-CoA dehydrogenase family protein, with protein sequence MTGLITDSDEHRAIRESVAGIAERYGAQYFLKRGREGRDIEELWKDLGASGLLGVHLPEEYGGGGGGMAEAVVVVEELAAHGMPLLIWVISPAICGCIVAMHGSEEMKRRWLPGIADGSQKMAFGLTEPDAGSNSHNVKTTARKTANGWVISGSKYYISAIDQCDAVLVVARDADHSTPEKSKLSLFVVPTDAKGLSFQQIDTSIVSPDRQFTVFLDEVEVGEDALIGQAGNGLRQVFDGLNPERILVGALCGGIGRYAVDKAVAYAKERKVWSTPIGAHQGVAHPVAESHIAVELSRLATALSAQQFDAGQPAGEAANIAKFAASDAALKALDQAIQTHGGNGLAHEYGLSELWFVTRLMRTAPVSREMVLNFVAQTSLGLPRSY encoded by the coding sequence ATGACCGGACTGATCACCGACAGTGACGAGCACCGCGCCATCCGGGAGAGCGTCGCCGGGATCGCCGAACGCTATGGGGCGCAATACTTCCTGAAGCGGGGCCGGGAAGGCCGGGACATCGAGGAACTGTGGAAGGACCTCGGCGCCTCCGGGCTGCTCGGTGTTCACCTTCCGGAGGAGTACGGCGGGGGCGGTGGCGGGATGGCCGAGGCCGTCGTGGTCGTCGAGGAATTGGCCGCCCACGGCATGCCACTGCTGATCTGGGTCATCTCCCCGGCGATCTGTGGCTGCATCGTGGCCATGCACGGCTCGGAGGAGATGAAGCGACGCTGGCTGCCCGGCATCGCCGACGGCAGCCAGAAGATGGCGTTCGGCCTCACCGAGCCGGACGCCGGCTCCAACAGCCATAACGTCAAGACCACGGCGCGCAAGACCGCCAACGGCTGGGTGATCTCGGGCTCGAAGTACTACATCTCGGCGATCGACCAGTGCGATGCCGTCTTGGTGGTGGCTCGTGACGCCGACCACTCGACCCCGGAGAAGTCCAAGCTCTCCCTGTTCGTCGTGCCGACGGATGCCAAGGGGCTGAGCTTCCAGCAGATCGACACCTCGATCGTGTCCCCGGACCGTCAGTTCACCGTCTTCCTCGACGAGGTCGAGGTGGGTGAGGACGCGTTGATCGGTCAGGCCGGCAACGGTCTGCGTCAGGTGTTCGACGGTCTGAATCCCGAGCGCATCCTGGTCGGCGCGCTGTGCGGTGGCATCGGCCGCTACGCCGTCGACAAGGCAGTGGCCTACGCCAAGGAGCGCAAGGTCTGGTCCACACCGATCGGTGCCCATCAGGGCGTCGCACACCCGGTCGCAGAAAGCCACATCGCCGTGGAGCTCAGCCGGCTGGCCACTGCACTCAGCGCCCAGCAGTTCGATGCCGGCCAGCCCGCCGGTGAAGCGGCCAACATCGCCAAATTCGCGGCCTCCGACGCCGCCCTGAAGGCGCTCGATCAGGCGATCCAGACCCACGGCGGCAACGGACTGGCCCACGAGTACGGGCTGTCCGAGCTCTGGTTCGTCACCCGCCTGATGCGCACCGCCCCGGTAAGCCGGGAGATGGTGCTCAACTTCGTCGCGCAGACCTCGCTGGGTCTGCCGCGTTCCTACTGA